A genomic stretch from Anaerolinea thermophila UNI-1 includes:
- the corA gene encoding magnesium/cobalt transporter CorA, with the protein MIRSVYYTNHHIIPQTNLSIEEIHRALQDPEGLLWVCLSAPTEEELQTILGNLFHFHPLAIEDCTSHGYQVSKIDEFRDYLFIVMHALPSGKFWEISEPIEVDIFLGKNYVVSVTHESYVSPIETVWKHLEKDERLITRGSDFLCHAILDHLVDDYLPVLDEIDEQIEFLEDQVLQSPTPDVLSKTLEMKHALMSMRRLVAPQREIMNRLSRDEFPMIDQQSKIYFRDIYDHLVRLQDLSESLRDIVTGILDIYLNSTSLRLNEIMKALTIVSTIFLPLSFVAGVYGMNFIHMPELGWRYGYLMVWVIFFLIASGMILFFKKRNWF; encoded by the coding sequence ATGATTCGATCGGTATATTATACTAACCATCATATCATTCCCCAAACCAACCTCTCCATTGAGGAAATTCACAGGGCCTTGCAGGATCCTGAAGGATTGCTGTGGGTCTGCCTGAGCGCGCCCACAGAAGAGGAACTGCAAACTATCCTTGGAAACCTGTTTCATTTTCATCCTCTGGCTATCGAAGATTGTACAAGTCATGGGTATCAGGTCTCTAAAATAGATGAGTTTAGGGACTATTTATTCATTGTCATGCACGCACTTCCCTCAGGAAAATTTTGGGAAATTTCAGAACCGATTGAGGTAGATATCTTCCTTGGGAAAAATTACGTTGTGAGCGTTACTCATGAAAGTTACGTATCCCCCATTGAAACCGTATGGAAACATCTTGAGAAAGATGAACGCCTGATCACTCGCGGCTCGGATTTTCTTTGCCATGCCATTCTTGATCATTTGGTAGATGATTATCTTCCTGTACTGGATGAAATTGATGAACAAATAGAATTTTTGGAAGATCAGGTTTTGCAATCTCCTACCCCTGATGTACTTTCTAAAACCCTTGAAATGAAACACGCACTAATGTCCATGCGCAGACTGGTCGCCCCGCAACGAGAAATTATGAATCGTCTGAGCAGGGATGAATTTCCCATGATTGACCAGCAGAGCAAGATTTATTTCAGAGATATTTACGATCATCTTGTACGACTTCAGGACCTGTCAGAATCTCTGCGAGACATTGTGACTGGTATTCTGGATATCTACCTGAACTCGACATCTCTTCGCCTTAATGAGATCATGAAAGCACTGACAATTGTCTCCACGATTTTCCTGCCGTTATCCTTCGTCGCGGGGGTATACGGCATGAATTTTATCCATATGCCAGAACTCGGCTGGCGCTATGGTTATTTGATGGTGTGGGTTATTTTTTTCCTGATTGCTTCAGGGATGATACTCTTCTTCAAAAAACGCAATTGGTTTTGA
- a CDS encoding DegV family protein — protein MTTIWTDSTADLSPSLIERYTLSVIPLYVLLDDKTFLDGVEIQLPQLFDFVSRTGRLPKTSAASIGDFLKRFETPGPHVYIGISSQLSATLKNAILAKEHLGRDDIYIVDSLNLSTGIGMLAVEAAELRDSGYSAAQIAEEISQRVPKVRTSFIIDTLDYLYKGGRCSALQNLMGSLLSIRPIIEVRKDGTLGVRSKTRGARKKGLMSMVADFEKDLPQVWLKRVFITHTGCDEDAEFLKQELLSRAPIEEIHMTYAGSVIASHCGPNTIGILYRLK, from the coding sequence ATGACTACCATATGGACAGACAGCACTGCAGATTTAAGCCCTTCGCTCATTGAAAGATACACTCTTTCCGTCATCCCCCTGTACGTTCTTCTGGATGACAAAACCTTTCTGGATGGAGTGGAAATTCAACTTCCACAATTGTTTGATTTTGTATCCAGAACAGGGAGATTACCCAAAACTTCAGCAGCATCCATTGGAGATTTCCTGAAACGTTTTGAAACCCCTGGTCCCCATGTGTACATTGGAATTTCTTCGCAACTGTCGGCAACATTGAAAAATGCCATCCTTGCCAAAGAGCATCTTGGAAGAGACGATATCTATATTGTCGACAGCCTGAATCTTTCGACCGGCATTGGGATGCTTGCCGTGGAAGCAGCAGAATTGAGAGACTCGGGGTATAGCGCCGCACAAATTGCCGAGGAAATCTCTCAACGTGTACCCAAAGTACGCACATCTTTTATCATTGATACTCTGGATTATCTGTATAAGGGTGGAAGATGTTCCGCACTGCAAAACCTCATGGGCAGTCTGCTCTCGATTCGCCCGATTATTGAGGTCCGCAAAGATGGCACCCTCGGCGTGCGTTCCAAGACCCGCGGTGCAAGAAAAAAAGGATTGATGAGCATGGTCGCTGACTTTGAGAAGGACCTTCCGCAAGTCTGGTTGAAGAGAGTATTTATCACCCACACAGGCTGCGATGAGGATGCTGAGTTCCTCAAACAAGAACTGTTGAGCCGTGCGCCGATTGAAGAAATTCATATGACTTATGCCGGTTCAGTCATCGCCAGCCATTGCGGGCCAAACACCATCGGCATCCTGTACAGATTGAAATAA
- a CDS encoding aminotransferase class I/II-fold pyridoxal phosphate-dependent enzyme yields MDIFEKTHQFTAAKEAIKEGYYPYFIPLNENEGTEVVYKGHRLIMCGSNNYLGLTTHPKVREAAMEAIRRYGTSCTGSRFLNGTLEMHEELERRLAKWVKKEAALVFSTGMQANLGAVSAIVGRGDYVILDKDDHASIVDGARLSFGEIARFRHNDVTHLEKVLQSLPESAGKLVVVDGVFSMGGDLALLKEMVPVCQKYGARLMVDDAHGMGVMGGGRGTAEELGVTAQVDLIMSTFSKSFASLGGFIAGDEDVVHYIKHHARSLIFSASIPPANAAAALAALEIMEQEPERVQRVIHIGKKMKKSFEEMGYNTGNSQTPIIPIIIGDDQKTFFFWKALFEAGVFVNPVISPAVPPGMQLLRTSYMATHTDEQLDQVLEIFYQIGKQMAII; encoded by the coding sequence ATGGACATCTTTGAAAAAACCCATCAGTTTACTGCCGCAAAGGAGGCAATAAAAGAAGGATACTATCCATATTTTATCCCTTTGAACGAAAACGAGGGAACTGAGGTGGTATATAAAGGGCACCGGCTGATCATGTGCGGTTCGAATAATTACCTCGGTTTGACCACCCACCCTAAAGTGCGTGAAGCCGCGATGGAAGCCATCCGAAGGTATGGGACCAGTTGCACAGGTTCGCGGTTCCTCAACGGCACGCTTGAAATGCACGAAGAACTGGAACGTCGCCTTGCGAAGTGGGTAAAGAAAGAAGCGGCTCTGGTGTTTTCTACCGGTATGCAGGCAAATTTGGGTGCGGTTTCGGCAATTGTCGGACGGGGAGATTACGTGATCCTTGATAAGGATGACCATGCCAGCATCGTGGACGGAGCGCGCTTAAGTTTTGGCGAAATTGCCCGCTTCCGCCATAATGATGTGACTCATCTGGAAAAAGTGCTTCAGTCTTTGCCAGAATCAGCCGGAAAACTGGTCGTTGTGGATGGTGTCTTCAGTATGGGGGGAGACCTGGCGCTTTTGAAGGAGATGGTCCCTGTTTGCCAGAAATATGGTGCACGGTTGATGGTTGATGATGCTCATGGTATGGGAGTGATGGGGGGAGGAAGAGGAACTGCGGAAGAACTTGGCGTAACGGCTCAGGTGGACTTGATTATGTCCACTTTCAGCAAATCTTTTGCCTCACTGGGCGGTTTCATCGCCGGAGATGAGGACGTTGTCCATTATATCAAGCATCATGCCCGTTCGTTAATCTTCAGTGCCAGTATCCCTCCGGCAAATGCTGCCGCCGCACTGGCTGCGCTCGAAATTATGGAGCAGGAGCCTGAGCGTGTTCAGCGGGTAATTCATATTGGAAAGAAGATGAAAAAATCCTTTGAGGAGATGGGATATAACACGGGCAATTCACAAACTCCCATTATCCCCATTATTATTGGTGATGATCAGAAAACGTTCTTTTTCTGGAAGGCACTGTTTGAAGCGGGAGTATTTGTCAATCCGGTTATTTCTCCGGCTGTTCCTCCAGGCATGCAGTTATTGCGCACCAGTTACATGGCTACCCATACCGATGAACAATTAGATCAGGTCCTGGAAATTTTCTATCAAATCGGAAAACAAATGGCGATTATATAG